Proteins encoded by one window of Bacteroidia bacterium:
- a CDS encoding TolC family protein, producing MKHSKFIFLLIFFFSEVNAQKIWSLKDCIDYALNNNISVQQSIIASKIAAATYQQSVGSLFPSINASSSLNYNYGRSLDPTSYQYVDQTFQSGGASLNGNLPIFQGLELQHNLRKSSIDFDASKFDVRKVQNDIALSVAAAYLQILYSNEQLKATNDRIEAVTKERNRAKILVDNDLLAEGSLLDADALLATEEFNKASAENLLISSKLTLIQLMQLEGASDIAIETPALEIPSQESLSLSSESVYSEALKNLPEVKASELRLKSAKESLGIARAARYPRLSAFGSLSTNYSNQATSLDGSPVFTGYVPSGAVTSSGEQVLQPVFNYKYRDTPFKDQLNNNFGKAIGFNLSISLFNGWAINSSIKRSKLSFENARLNVLQTKNTVLKNVQQAHADAIAALNKYAAANKSVTAQEKAFLYTEKKYNAGLLNSIDYVNARNNYTKSQSDLIQSKFDLILKIKVLDYYLGKPLSF from the coding sequence ATGAAACATAGTAAATTTATTTTTTTATTGATATTTTTCTTCAGTGAGGTTAATGCTCAGAAAATATGGTCGCTTAAAGATTGTATTGACTATGCACTCAACAACAATATCAGCGTACAGCAGTCAATCATTGCGTCAAAAATTGCAGCTGCCACGTATCAGCAAAGTGTTGGCAGTCTTTTTCCGAGCATAAATGCAAGTTCTTCACTAAATTATAACTATGGCAGGAGCCTTGACCCAACAAGCTATCAATATGTTGACCAAACATTTCAGTCAGGTGGGGCATCGTTAAACGGCAATCTGCCGATATTTCAAGGATTGGAATTACAACATAATTTGCGTAAAAGTTCAATTGATTTTGATGCAAGTAAATTTGATGTGCGTAAAGTACAGAATGATATAGCCCTTTCAGTTGCTGCAGCCTATCTGCAGATACTTTATAGTAATGAGCAATTAAAAGCAACCAACGACAGAATAGAAGCAGTTACAAAAGAACGGAACAGAGCAAAAATTTTAGTTGATAATGATTTATTGGCAGAAGGCTCATTACTCGATGCAGATGCACTTCTTGCAACTGAAGAATTCAATAAAGCTTCTGCAGAAAATCTTTTGATTTCATCAAAACTCACGCTCATTCAACTGATGCAACTTGAGGGTGCCAGTGACATTGCCATTGAAACTCCGGCATTGGAAATTCCTTCTCAGGAATCGCTTTCATTATCTTCAGAATCTGTTTATAGTGAAGCTTTAAAAAATCTGCCGGAGGTAAAAGCTTCTGAACTCAGATTAAAAAGTGCCAAGGAATCTTTAGGTATTGCCCGTGCCGCACGCTACCCAAGGTTGTCTGCATTTGGCTCATTATCTACCAATTATTCTAATCAGGCAACTTCATTGGATGGAAGTCCGGTTTTTACAGGCTATGTACCATCTGGCGCTGTTACGTCTTCTGGAGAGCAAGTACTACAACCGGTTTTCAATTACAAATATAGAGATACGCCTTTTAAGGATCAGCTGAACAATAATTTCGGAAAAGCCATTGGATTCAACTTGTCAATCTCATTGTTCAATGGATGGGCAATTAACAGCAGCATCAAAAGATCGAAATTGAGTTTTGAAAATGCCCGCCTCAATGTATTACAAACTAAAAACACAGTATTAAAAAATGTTCAGCAGGCTCATGCCGATGCAATTGCTGCACTAAACAAGTATGCTGCTGCAAACAAAAGTGTTACCGCACAGGAAAAAGCATTTTTATATACAGAAAAAAAGTACAATGCAGGCTTATTAAATTCGATTGACTACGTAAATGCCAGAAACAATTACACCAAATCACAGTCGGATTTAATTCAATCGAAATTCGACTTGATTCTAAAAATAAAAGTTCTTGATTATTATCTGGGAAAACCACTGTCATTTTAA